From Suricata suricatta isolate VVHF042 chromosome 1, meerkat_22Aug2017_6uvM2_HiC, whole genome shotgun sequence, a single genomic window includes:
- the LOC115294787 gene encoding alcohol dehydrogenase class-3: protein MANKVIKCKAAVAWEAGKPLSIEEVEVAPPKAHEVRIKIIATAVCHTDAYTLSGADPEGSFPVILGHEGAGIVESVGEGVTNLKAGDTVIPLYIPQCGECKFCLNPKTNLCQKIRVTQGKGLMPDGTSRFTCKGKTILHYMGTSTFSEYTVVADISVAKIDPLAPLDKVCLLGCGISTGYGAAVNTAKVEPGSTCAVFGLGGVGLAVIMGCKVAGASRIIGVDINKDKFARAKEFGASECINPQDFSKPIQEVLVEMTDGGVDYSFECIGNVKVMRAALEACHKGWGVSVVVGVAASGEEIATRPFQLVTGRTWKGTAFGGWKSVESVPKLVSEYMSKKIKVDEFVTHNLPFHQINEAFELMHAGKSIRTVVKF from the exons GTTATCAAGTGCAAGGCTGCAGTTGCCTGGGAGGCAGGAAAGCCTCTTTCCATAGAGGAGGTGGAGGTGGCACCCCCAAAGGCTCATGAAGTGCGAATTAAG ATTATCGCCACTGCAGTTTGCCACACCGACGCCTACACCCTGAGCGGGGCTGATCCTGAGGGGAGTTTTCCAGTGATCTTGGGACACGAAGGGGCTGGGATCGTGGAAAGTGTTGGCGAAGGAGTTACTAACCTGAAGGCAG GTGATACTGTCATCCCACTTTACATACCACAGTGTGGAGAATGCAAATTTTGTCTAAACCCTAAGACAAACCTTTGCCAGAAGATAAG agttACTCAAGGGAAAGGATTAATGCCAGATGGCACTAGCAGATTTACTTGCAAAGGAAAGACAATTTTACATTACATGGGAACCAGCACGTTCTCTGAATATACAGTTGTGGCTGATATCTCTGTTGCTAAAATTGATCCGTTAGCACCTTTGGATAAAGTCTGCCTTCTGGGTTGTGGAATTTCAACTGGTTATGGTGCTGCCGTGAACACTGCCAAG GTGGAGCCTGGCTCTACTTGTGCCGTCTTCGGCCTGGGAGGAGTTGGACTGGCGGTTATCATGGGCTGTAAGGTGGCTGGTGCATCCCGGATCATTGGTGTGGACATCAATAAAGATAAATTTGCAAGGGCCAAGGAGTTTGGAGCCTCTGAGTGCATTAACCCCCAAGACTTCAGTAAACCCATCCAGGAAGTGCTCGTTGAAATGACTGATGGGGGAGTGGACTACTCCTTTGAGTGCATTGGTAACGTGAAAGTCATG AGAGCAGCGCTCGAGGCCTGCCACAAAGGCTGGGGAGTCAGCGTGGTGGTTGGCGTGGCTGCTTCGGGTGAAGAGATCGCCACCCGCCCATTTCAGCTGGTAACAGGCCGCACATGGAAAGGCACTGCCTTTGGAG GATGGAAGAGTGTGGAAAGTGTTCCAAAGTTGGTGTCCGAGTATATGTCCAAAAAGATAAAAGTTGATGAATTTGTGACTCATAATCTGCCTTTTCATCAAATTAATGAAGCCTTTGAACTGATGCATGCAGGAAAGAG CATTCGAACGGTTGTAAAGTTTTAA